The Lycium barbarum isolate Lr01 chromosome 11, ASM1917538v2, whole genome shotgun sequence genome contains the following window.
GTATAAGaaagtacatgaaaatatacctgatatggtatatggtataagaaaagtacatgaaaatatacctggatatggtatatggtatatAGAGATATGGTATATAGTATATTGATGCACTCATgcacatatatgcataaatatagtATGTCgtatattatttttaatatattttatatTAACACTATCTATGTTTGAAGGCTAAGTTCAAGGGGAAAGTGAAAAAGCCTTCAAAAGACGACTTAAAGGTACATGTttagtatatatggtatatgtatattgtttATGTCAAGTATACTTAATATTATTGCCTTCATTATATTATTAATTAATGGTAGGTAGGAAAAGAGAATTTgtagggacaaataaaggaaaaaatataacCTGTATAAATTGGTTACCATATTTATACTAATGTGACCATATCTAAAGatttatgtatattatttatGTCAATTATACTTAATATTATTGCCTTCATCATATTATTAATTCTATTATTAATGATAGGTAGGAAAGGAGAACTTgtagggacaaataaaggaaaaaatataacttGTATAACTAGGTTACCGTATTTACACTAAATTGACCATATCtaaatatttatgtatattatttatGTCACTTATACTTAATATTATTGCCTTCATCATATTATTAATTCTATTATTAATGATAGGTAGGAAAGGAGAATTTCTAGGGACAAATTAAGGAAAAAATATAACCTGTAATAATTTGTTACcatatttatactaaattgaCCATATCTAAAGATTTTTTTCCTTTTATCATTTATAGGTTATATTATGTAGATTttgtaaattaaaaaatagttgtAGGTATTGTAAATAGTTGTATATTTACTAGTATTTTTGTAAGTTTCCCGAAAGGAATTCCTGATCCACCAGGTCGAGATTTTAGTGCTTTTTTTCCGCGGATTGCCCTTtatttgggtggtctttaatttttgtccttcaaatcggtggtctttaagttttgctctTCGCCTAATACCTCACGTTGTAGGTTCGAACTCCAgctcagttataaaaaaaaaaaaaaaaaaaaaaaaaaacattaagtcAGAATTTTGCAAATTCTGTCTTAAGGCAAAACTCTATCTtgtgaatccaaactctaccttgcgaattcTTTAAAAGTTTTGACTAAACgggattcgaacccaaaaccAAGAGATTTTTAGCAAatgacaaaagttaaagaccaacaatttgagggataaaaattaaagaccaccctcagcaaagggcaatcctgcaaattgcccattttGATGGGGTTCAAGGCTCAACTTTATGCATTCTTTTGCacgaattgtccttcaaaggcactggtctttaatttttgtccctcaaattactggtctttaatttttgcctttcgcttaaaaaagtgataaaaaatatcccatgattttgggttcgaacccccacttagtaaaaataaaataaaattcgcaAGACAATGCTTTCgcgaaacctctgccttaaggcctaacatttgtccaaaattaggcctatttagATAAAAATTAAGCCTTAAGGCAGATGTTTGttttaaggcctaattttgggcaaaagtttgccttaaggcctaacttttgatAGAAAGATCCTAATTTTGCgacgaaactctgccttgcgagcCGGAattcgaatccagaacctcagGGTGTTAGGCAaatgataaaaattaaagaccagcaattttgaggggcaaaaattagagaccaccccgaataaggacaatcgtTCCAAAAATTAGAGACCACCCCCGAAtcaggacaatcgtgcaaattgcccactTTATGTTGGAGCAAGGGTCAAGATCAAATGCGAGACAATTTGTCAATGTTAAACGTATCGACGTATACTGACAAATAATTTTAAAACATTTTCATAGTAGAAGGTAAATTCAGACACTTTTCATAATAAAAAATACTGATAATTGGCCCCAATGCCGTAACTTGCACGGGATTAATATGCATGAATAGTTGTTTTCCTTTATTTAACGTTTTTTAGCTTGAACGATAACTTCCGTTTGAACTTGGAACCACTTCAAAAAGAAAGCATGCATTAATCAACTTGATAACTGGATGATTAAAAAAAACAGGAGGGGCTGTTTAACCAAGAAGTGTTATCGTTTTTATATACTTGTCCTCTTTGGACATATCAAATCAGACGTAACTACTGATGCTCGCCTTTCTGATTAAAAATTCATAATACACAGCATAATGCACAACATCTGATCCTAAATTAATATTCCAACATTGTAGACCAACTTTAGTTCTTTGTTTATTAATCATGGGGTATTCAGAATCCACAAACAGTCCAATTAATTCAAATTCGCATCGAATACGATCCATTTAGAGAAGGAAAATTCCTTACCAGAAATTTTTTCATTCTAGAAAAATACAAATTTGAGACTCTAATTAAGGATAAAAGCTAAAGAGATCCCATTCATTCCATCGCATTGTCATCAGTGACCAGCTCTAGTTCAAGGAAATTGCTTCTTACTAGACCAGCAAAGCAGTGACATCACTCTTATTACTTTACATATAATAAATCTCCAATGATTGTTAAGATCTGAGAAAGCAACAAACTTCCACTGAAACGTAGTCAAAAGTTTTCAGACATTGTAGACCTACCACTGAAACATAGTCAAAAGTTACTATTGGACTTTCGGATCAAAATCCCATAATAGACAGCATAATGCACAACAGCGGATCCtaatttaatactccctccgtctaaaTTTAAGTATCTCAGTTTGATTAGgcatagacttttgaatcttatggtccTAAATTAAGCATTTTTATAATGAACTAAAATGTCCTTTTGTCACGTAAGATATTTGAgttatcaacttactaaatattgaaagagacactcttttttggacaaaccaaaaaggaaagtaatacACTTAAATCGGAACAGAGAAGTAATATGCTAAGATTGTAGACCAACTTTCGTTCTTTTTCTTAATCATGGAGTATTAGGATCCCTCTAGCCTAAGTAATTCAAATTCGTGCCACTTAAGATCTATTCAAGGAAGAAAATTCCTTATAAAGAATTTCCCATTTTCAGGAAATTCAAACCCCGAAACTCTAATTAAAGGTTAAGGGATCCCGTCCATTCCACCACATCGGTTGTGATTGAGACCAACTTTAGTTCAAGGAAATTGCTTCTCACCAGACCAGCAAAGCTGTGACATCATTCAGGTTCAAACCAATCTTGAATCATTTTCTCCAAGAATACATTATATAAACCTCCAATGACTATCAAGATCTCAGAAAGCAAAAACAAGCTTTCACTGAAACACAGAGTCAAAAGTTCTCAGTAACCCAAGTGAAGGAAATTATGAAGAGTGCAGAGTTAGTATTCATTCCTGCTCCTGGGAGGGGTCACCTTGTATCCACTCTGGAGATGGCAAAGCAACTAGTAGACAGAGAAGATCAACTTTCCATCACAGTTCTTATCATAAAACTTCCCAGTGAGACAAAAGTTCCATCATATACTAAATCTCTGTCCTCACACTACGCTTCTTGCATAAAATTGCTTGAACTTTCTCAACCTGAGACGTCAGTTAATATGGAGAGTGATACTCATCCCATAAATTTTATATCCAATTACATCAACAGCTTCAAAGATCGTGCCAGAGATGCTGTTGCTGATATCTTTAATTTGTCAACCTCTGTGAAGCTTGTGGGATTTGTAGTAGACATGTTCTGCACTTCAATGATTGATGTGGCGAACGAGTTTGGAGTCCCAAGTTATCTCTTCTACACTTCTGGTGCAGCTATGCTTGGACTCCAATTCCATTTTCAAAGTCTAATAAGCAATGAACGCAGCGCGATAGTGTATAATTACCTCGACTCTGAGTCAGAAGTACCGATCCCAACTTACATTAACCCAGTTCCAGTCAAATGTTTGCCTGGGATTATCCTAGACAACGATGAAAGTAGCACCGTGTTCCTCAATCATGCACGAAGATTCAGGGAGACGAAAGGGATTATGGTAAACACTTTCATTGAGCTTGAGTCGTACGCTTTGAAAGCTCTCTCTGATGATGAGAAAATCCCACCAATCTATTCAGTTGGGCCTATTCTAAACCTTGGAGGTGGTAATGATGGTCATGGAAAAGAATATGATTCGATTATGAAGTGGCTTGATGACCAGCCTAATTCATCAGTGGTGTTCCTCTGCTTCGGAAGCATGGGGTGTTTTGAAGAAGATCAGGTGAAGGAAATAGCAAATGCTCTAGAAAGCAGTGGCTACCGGTTCTTGTGGTCGCTAAGGCAACCGCCACCAAAAGACAAGCTACAGTTCCCAAGCGAATTCGAGAATCTTGAGGAAGTTTTGCCGGAGGGATTCTTGCAAAGGACTAAAGGAAAGGGAAAGGTGATAGGATGGGCCCCGCAGGTGGATATTTTATCTCATCCTGCAGCAGGAGGATTCGTGTCGCATTGTGGGTGGATTTCGACTCTGGAGAGTGTTTGTAGTGGAGTGCCGATGGCAACATGGCCAGTGTATGCAGAGCAACAGAGCAATGCATTTCAACTAGTGAAGGATTTGGGGATGGCAGTGGAGATTAAGATGGATTACAGGAAAGATTTGAACAGCAGAAACCCAACAGTACTGGTGAAAGCAGAGGAGATAGAAAATGGTATTAGGCAGCTGATGGATTCAGAGAATAAAATCAGGGCCAAGGTGAGGGATATGAAGGAGAAAAGCAAAGCAGCAATCATGGAAGGTGGTTCATCACATGTAGCTCTAGGGCAATTTGTTGAGACTGTCATGAAGATCTAATTGATCATGCCTTCACCAGTACTATCATCAGTCATGCATGATTTTTCTTTACATAAAGCAGAGATGCACTTATGTATTTGCAGTCCCGGAGAGCAGCTTGTTCTAATTTTAAATGCAATACAGTTTCTATGTTCTATCCTTTAATTTTCTTGCTCTTACTAATTATATTTCCTTAGATCCCCACTAGTCGAACTTCCTCTTCCTCCAGCTATTGCTGTAACTATTTGAAAAGATGATGTAGGTTCAAGGAATAAATTTCTAGAGACAACTATCAACTTCTCTCAATTAAGAAATGATGTCTCTGCTTTTCCATTTCTTGAGGAATGTCATATGCAGATGCATAGACTGCAGCTTAATTAACATATACTACAAATATCTTTCTTAATGACAAGTATCTTACATTACTGGTGTAAGTTACAGATTCGAGTTCAATCATATAAAAATCCAATCTTGTTAAAGTATATACGCAGCTGGTTGTTTAGAATCAGTCTTTTGTTGCTGTTCTACATCCAGGACATATTGAGGATTAATATTGTTGTCATGCAAACCCCAAAGCAGATCTACCAACTGCAGCTAACAGAATGAAGAACCTATGGGTGTGTTCGGTCCAATTGTCTAATGTTCtggtcaaaaattttggaaaaGATATTCGGAAAACATATTCTCtaggaaaataagttccttaaaatgaggaaaatgacttccctagtgGAAAAACAAGATCCACATGTGGCTTTCCACATTGATTGTGTCATCCCTACCCTTCAACACACCTCattttcaccccccccccccccccccccctagccCCCATTAGGAATGGCAATTCTTTAACACTGGCCTTACATTTAAGGCTCTAATGATGCAAGCTTCCAAAGAAATACAGAATATAAAGGGACCAAGCCGCTCAGCACAATCTGAACTAAGACCAACTCAAGAGGTGAGTAAATAGAAACCCCACCAAGTGCCTAACAGTATTGGTGTAAAATTCAAAAAAGAACCATTATGATCAATTGAAGCACAAATAAATTAATTGCTCATGAGTTCAGACATGCACTGCAAGTAACTTTGTACATCGAAAGCAATTTATACTAATGGACAAATGCATCAATAACCAAGGAAGAATTTAATTGTCTAGCACCAGGAATATTAGCAGGGCAGCTacatggttttaaaaaaaaaaaaaaaaaactactgtaCACAAGCTCTATTAATAGCACTAAATATTGCAAACAAAACATAGACCAACGGATCATTGACCTTAAAAGTTCTTCCACCTAGCTTCCTACCATAAGAACTCCATCACcccaaaaaaaaaggaagagcaaGCTAGTTAACTACCATTGCACAAATGTAATGCATATGCTAAACACCACTATGCCACGCAAACAAAGCTCTAATTATTTTGATAAAACATTGACCCTCTCTCAAAGCAGCATGAAATGATATGCTTATCCTTTCATCTGTAAAGTTACAAACCCACACATTTCTACCTCTATAACAGTTGCCCTAAAAACATGCATCTAAACCGGTAAATAGACATCTACAATTAACGTGTGGTCCGCAAGAGCAATATATTTGAACCAGGCATTTCTAAATTTACCCTATACAGTTTCTTCATACACAAgcttaacaaaatcaagaaaacatTCACTTCCTTTAAAAGTCAATATTTTTCCATATAGCATCCTGACAACAGCAATCGCAGCACATAAACAAGGAAGAGAACTACAAAAACAGCAGAGTTTATTCGCTCTTTGCAATGTCATTGGAAAGACTTTAAAGGCATGTAAGAAATAACTGCCTCATTTGCATTTGACGAAAGAACAAGCTAAACTTAAAAAGATAAACTTCTTTTTTTCTACTTATGACCGCACCAAATAGTGGATAATCAGCAATAAGTGAACTAACAGTAATGTTGTTATGATAGCTCAAAGAGAAAAGGTAATCTGATTAAACAAAATTCGCTTTCTGTCGCTGAAAACTAAGATTGCTCTGCACATCCACCAAAAGAATAAATGATATTGAAAAGCTTCTATTTTCCTATCCTCTTGATGTACAAATCATACAAGTCAGGCAGTTCAGCTTTGACAGGCAGCACATACTTCTCCAAAAATTTTGATTTGGGCCATGTCATAACTGTGTAAAACTCCCGCCTACTCGTTATCAGATTCTTTTCATTTACGAGTTTCCACATTTCATACCTAGGTATTAGCCTCTTCTCCAAACTGTATGCTAAAAGCGAAGGGTGAGTAGCTATGTAAATAGACTTGTATCCGAGTTCTTCCATCAAAATTGTCAATGCAGTTTGAATCCGTGCCTCTGATAGGCCTACACAATAAGGTAGCTTTTGCAACATGGTCAGAATATCCGTGTC
Protein-coding sequences here:
- the LOC132617010 gene encoding anthocyanidin 3-O-glucosyltransferase 2-like — encoded protein: MKSAELVFIPAPGRGHLVSTLEMAKQLVDREDQLSITVLIIKLPSETKVPSYTKSLSSHYASCIKLLELSQPETSVNMESDTHPINFISNYINSFKDRARDAVADIFNLSTSVKLVGFVVDMFCTSMIDVANEFGVPSYLFYTSGAAMLGLQFHFQSLISNERSAIVYNYLDSESEVPIPTYINPVPVKCLPGIILDNDESSTVFLNHARRFRETKGIMVNTFIELESYALKALSDDEKIPPIYSVGPILNLGGGNDGHGKEYDSIMKWLDDQPNSSVVFLCFGSMGCFEEDQVKEIANALESSGYRFLWSLRQPPPKDKLQFPSEFENLEEVLPEGFLQRTKGKGKVIGWAPQVDILSHPAAGGFVSHCGWISTLESVCSGVPMATWPVYAEQQSNAFQLVKDLGMAVEIKMDYRKDLNSRNPTVLVKAEEIENGIRQLMDSENKIRAKVRDMKEKSKAAIMEGGSSHVALGQFVETVMKI